Part of the Streptomyces sp. NBC_01353 genome, TGTCGTCGGTGGATCATCGTTCCTCCCCAGAGGAGTGCGAGGGTCGGGCGGTTCGCTTGGGTTTCCGGGCGGCCAGCCGGACCAGGCCACCGGGCAGGAAGAGCACCACCGCGACGACGGCGGCGCCGTAGAGATAGCGGGCTGCCTCCCCCGGTGCGATCCCGCCCGTCCCGGGGGCGGAGACCAGGGGAAGCGCGTCGCTGTACCGGTTGAGGAGCTGCGGGAGCAGGGAGACGAAGACGCCTCCGATCACCGCACCGGCGACCGAACCGAGACCGCCGATGACGATCATGGCCAGGTACTCGAGGGAGAGCAGCATGCCGAAGTACTCCGGCACGGTCCGCTGGAAGACCAGCGCGAGCAGGACGCCGGCGAGCCCCGCGTACATCGACGACAGGACGAAGACGGCGGCGCGGTAGCGGGCCACGGGGATGCCCATGACGCCGGCGGCGATCCGGTGGTCCCGGATGGCGTTCATGGCGCGGCCGGGACGGCCGCGAAGGACTCCGCGGGCGAACAGGGCGCCCGCGAGGAGGAGGACGAGGCCGAGGTACCAGAGCTTCTCGGCGGAGCCGAAGGGCACCTGGGCGACGAGGAGCTCGCTGTCGTCGAAGGTGACGCCGAAGAGGCTGAGCGGGGGCACCGCGCGTCCGTTGAAGCCGCCCGTGAGGTCGTGGGCGTTGAAGAGGACGTGCTGGCCGATGAAGATCAGGGCAAGGGTGGCGATACCGAGGTACGCGCCGCGCAGCCGGGCCGCGATGGGGCTGAACACACCGCCCGCCAGGCCCGCGAGGGCGACGGCGAGGACGGCGGCGAGCCAGCCCGGCAGGCCGAATCCGGTGAGGTCGTCCTTCCCGTCGCCGGCGAAGGCGCAGTAGCCGTAGGCGCCGACGGCGAGGAAGAAGGCGTGGCCCATGGAGAGCTGGCCGGTGGCACCGGTCAGCAGGTTGATGCCGATGGCGCCGATCGCGGCGGCCATGGCGAAGAGCCCGGCCTGGAGCCAGAAGCGGTCCAGATAGAAGGGGAACGCGGCGAGGACGAGGCCGGCGACGGCCCATGCGTAGACGCGGGGTCGGGCGAGCGTGGCGACTCCACGGCGGGGAAGCGCGTCAGACACGGGCCAGCTCCTTCGTGCCGAAGAGTCCGGCGGGGCGAATCAGCAGCACCGCGACCATCACGAGATACGGGGCGAGGTCGCCGATGCCCCGGCCGAGGAAGGTCAGATCGCCCTGGTAACCGGTGGCGAGGGACTCGGTGACGCCGACGAGGAGTCCGCCGACGAGGGCGCCGGTGGTGGAGTCGAGGCCACCGAGGATCGCGGCCGGGAAGGCCTTCATCGCGGCGAACGAGGTGGTGCGCTCCAGGCCGGGGGTCGGGAAGACGGTGAGGAAGAGGGCGGCGACGGCCGCGAGTCCGCCGGCCACCGCCCAGGCGCCGAGCGAGACCCGGCCGAGCCGGATGCCCATCAGGGCCGCGGTCTCCTGGTTCTCCGCGGCGGCGCGCATGGCGACGCCCCAGGAGGTGTAGCGGAAGGCCAGCAGGAACGCGGTGATGAGCAGCGCCGCGGCGAGGAAGGCAGCGATCCGGGTCTGGGCGATCGTGACCGGGCCGAACGTGACGACGGCATCGCCCCAGGGGT contains:
- a CDS encoding branched-chain amino acid ABC transporter permease, giving the protein MTTFAELLLNGVSLGSIYALIALGFVVIFRATEVVNFAHASLLLAGGYFTAVLHDDIGFWPALLVGIGGAALVGAAVEFLVMRRYRGSDHSVLAIVTIGVDILLATELTRRIGTDILSLGDPWGDAVVTFGPVTIAQTRIAAFLAAALLITAFLLAFRYTSWGVAMRAAAENQETAALMGIRLGRVSLGAWAVAGGLAAVAALFLTVFPTPGLERTTSFAAMKAFPAAILGGLDSTTGALVGGLLVGVTESLATGYQGDLTFLGRGIGDLAPYLVMVAVLLIRPAGLFGTKELARV
- a CDS encoding branched-chain amino acid ABC transporter permease — its product is MSDALPRRGVATLARPRVYAWAVAGLVLAAFPFYLDRFWLQAGLFAMAAAIGAIGINLLTGATGQLSMGHAFFLAVGAYGYCAFAGDGKDDLTGFGLPGWLAAVLAVALAGLAGGVFSPIAARLRGAYLGIATLALIFIGQHVLFNAHDLTGGFNGRAVPPLSLFGVTFDDSELLVAQVPFGSAEKLWYLGLVLLLAGALFARGVLRGRPGRAMNAIRDHRIAAGVMGIPVARYRAAVFVLSSMYAGLAGVLLALVFQRTVPEYFGMLLSLEYLAMIVIGGLGSVAGAVIGGVFVSLLPQLLNRYSDALPLVSAPGTGGIAPGEAARYLYGAAVVAVVLFLPGGLVRLAARKPKRTARPSHSSGEER